A window of Rhinatrema bivittatum chromosome 2, aRhiBiv1.1, whole genome shotgun sequence contains these coding sequences:
- the LOC115084739 gene encoding uncharacterized protein LOC115084739: MDDVLPVEPEQTGAASEPMTVWIIGHSFTYWGHRHACGRPYGPHLDLQRRGVRVIWLGRRGMLWDELVPYVRKERERRAAPRVLVVHLGGNDWGKMSGKHFISNVRKDLMTISILLPTTILCWSDIVVRPAELDNIRWKRCRSKANQQIGTWLERLGGRHIKYAWSWGKVTGLFRDDGVHLSFLGLDLFLNSIQEVLEELFPL; this comes from the exons ATGGATGATGTGCTGCCTGTGGAGCCTGAACAGACTG GTGCTGCGTCTGAGCCCATGACAGTTTGGATCATTGGTCATTCGTTTACTTACTGGGGTCACAGACACGCCTGCGGCCGTCCTTACGGCCCTCACTTGGACTTACAACGAAGGGGGGTTCGGGTTATCTGGCTTGGCCGGAGGGGTATGCTGTGGGACGAACTTGTTCCTTATGTTAGGAAGGAGCGGGAGCGTCGGGCAGCTCCTCGGGTCTTGGTAGTCCATTTGGGGGGTAACGACTGGGGTAAGATGTCGGGCAAGCACTTCATTAGCAATGTCCGTAAGGACTTAATGACTATATCTATTTTGCTGCCGACGACGATCTTATGCTGGTCTGATATTGTGGTGAGGCCTGCTGAATTGGATAACATCAGATGGAAACGGTGTAGGTCCAAGGCAAACCAACAAATCGGGACTTGGTTGGAGCGCTTGGGTGGTCGGCATATTAAGTATGCCTGGTCATGGGGTAAGGTAACAGGTTTGTTCCGAGATGATGGGGTTCACCTGTCTTTTCTAGGATtagacttgttcctgaactccatTCAGGAGGTCTTAGAGGAGTTATTTCCTCTGTAA